A single genomic interval of Streptomyces sp. BA2 harbors:
- a CDS encoding TRAP transporter large permease subunit → MNAILALGAFIGVIVVWNVAFRRNIGEAMVLGFLASAAFGGTNAPRVAGESLMEGLKSEITFAALAFVFVSELLTRTGLVHRMIDILSSLLGRRKGGSAYAATVASGLFGAVAHNGAAIVATVGSLAIPWMKRSRASGETAALVLSGNAGVGATFPFSGAFFVLLAAPTVVPVLSSRDVVATLFVTGAWMVAMRLVIAYAIVRWRGVGTMAATDIRPLRDSFGTGWTSLLVLAAVAVPVLLTTGPASDWASGRLGGLDAADAVPLLVWLPVVMLIAGLLVERRALPHGGPDWWRTLGEIGPKLGLVGVTMVSAFAASEVLARLGLGEELAPYLEDLQGVPSLAAALVVGLVLVIVAGPLNTTSTLSAVGPVAFAALTAAGIPAHVAFASVIVWASSEGCSPPGAAPLYVAAGIADINPAHIFVPVALYYLLPTYVFGVLMAVGVLWIPG, encoded by the coding sequence GTGAACGCCATCCTCGCCCTGGGGGCGTTCATCGGCGTCATCGTCGTATGGAACGTGGCGTTCAGGCGGAACATCGGCGAGGCCATGGTGCTCGGGTTCCTCGCGAGCGCGGCGTTCGGCGGCACGAACGCGCCGCGCGTGGCCGGGGAGAGCCTCATGGAGGGGCTGAAGTCGGAGATCACGTTCGCGGCGCTCGCGTTCGTCTTCGTCAGCGAACTGCTCACGCGTACCGGCCTGGTGCACCGGATGATCGACATCCTCAGCTCGCTGCTCGGCCGCCGCAAGGGCGGTTCCGCGTACGCGGCGACGGTCGCCTCCGGCCTGTTCGGCGCCGTCGCGCACAACGGCGCGGCCATCGTCGCCACCGTCGGCTCCCTGGCCATTCCGTGGATGAAGCGGTCCCGCGCCAGTGGCGAGACGGCCGCGCTCGTGCTGTCCGGCAACGCGGGGGTGGGCGCCACCTTTCCGTTCAGCGGCGCGTTCTTCGTGCTGCTCGCGGCACCGACCGTGGTCCCGGTGCTCTCCTCACGCGATGTCGTGGCCACCCTGTTCGTCACCGGCGCGTGGATGGTCGCGATGCGGCTCGTCATCGCGTACGCGATCGTGCGGTGGCGCGGAGTGGGCACCATGGCGGCGACGGACATCAGGCCGTTGCGGGACTCCTTCGGCACGGGCTGGACCTCGCTCCTGGTCCTTGCCGCCGTCGCCGTGCCGGTGCTGCTGACGACGGGTCCGGCCAGCGACTGGGCCAGTGGCCGGCTCGGCGGACTCGACGCCGCGGACGCGGTGCCCCTGCTCGTGTGGCTGCCGGTGGTCATGCTGATCGCCGGGCTCCTGGTGGAGCGGCGGGCACTGCCGCACGGCGGGCCCGACTGGTGGCGGACCCTGGGCGAGATCGGCCCGAAGCTGGGTCTTGTGGGCGTGACGATGGTGTCGGCGTTCGCGGCCTCGGAGGTCCTCGCCCGGCTCGGCCTCGGCGAAGAGCTCGCGCCCTACCTGGAGGACCTCCAGGGCGTGCCATCGCTGGCGGCGGCGCTCGTGGTGGGCCTGGTCCTCGTTATTGTCGCGGGCCCCCTCAACACCACCTCCACCCTGTCGGCCGTCGGTCCCGTCGCGTTCGCCGCACTCACCGCCGCGGGCATCCCCGCGCACGTCGCCTTCGCGTCGGTCATCGTATGGGCCTCCTCGGAGGGGTGTTCGCCGCCGGGCGCCGCGCCGCTGTACGTGGCCGCCGGCATCGCCGACATCAACCCCGCCCACATCTTCGTGCCCGTCGCCCTTTACTACCTGCTGCCGACCTATGTGTTCGGTGTCCTGATGGCGGTGGGCGTGCTGTGGATCCCGGGCTGA
- a CDS encoding DUF6300 family protein, giving the protein MFTRGDLILSGVAPQNDEQGRPIHLELCPICDTGDADRPAAGMFVQWFADGGGH; this is encoded by the coding sequence GTGTTCACCCGAGGCGACCTCATCCTGAGCGGCGTAGCGCCGCAGAACGACGAACAAGGACGGCCAATCCACCTGGAGTTGTGCCCGATCTGCGACACCGGCGACGCCGACCGCCCGGCGGCCGGCATGTTCGTCCAATGGTTCGCCGACGGAGGCGGCCATTGA
- a CDS encoding fatty acid desaturase family protein: MSTQTPLGAGTTVDTPVRRGGSDYARLSKEIKHAGLMRRRPFYYGVRMALVASAFAGGWLAFVAVGDSWWTLAVAAFLALVFGQIALVTHDVGHRQVFRRTPVSALIGRLAGNLGIGMGYGWWQDKHSRHHANPNHEELDPDVAPDILVWSQAQARAASGLPRLIGKAQAYLFFPLLALEGFNLHVAGVRALADRSLKQRRLEGTLLAAHFLLYFGALFVMLSPGKAMVFVVVHQCLFGLYLGAIFAPNHKGMPTFTGNDRPDFLRRQVLTSRNVRGSWFTDVVLGGLNYQIEHHLFPSMPSPNLRKAQLLVHRYCDELGVAYLQTSLIASYGQALKSLHQASRPLRQPIHLTR, translated from the coding sequence ATGAGCACACAGACACCGCTGGGGGCGGGCACAACCGTGGACACACCGGTACGACGTGGGGGCAGTGACTACGCCCGGCTGTCGAAGGAGATCAAGCACGCCGGACTGATGCGGCGCCGTCCCTTCTACTACGGCGTGCGGATGGCCTTGGTGGCCTCAGCCTTCGCGGGGGGCTGGCTGGCCTTCGTGGCCGTCGGTGACAGCTGGTGGACGCTCGCTGTCGCCGCTTTCCTCGCTCTGGTCTTCGGACAGATCGCACTCGTCACGCACGACGTCGGCCACCGCCAGGTGTTCCGAAGGACTCCGGTGAGCGCGCTGATCGGTCGTCTCGCAGGCAACCTGGGGATCGGTATGGGGTACGGCTGGTGGCAGGACAAGCACTCGCGCCACCACGCGAACCCCAACCACGAGGAGCTCGATCCCGATGTCGCCCCCGACATTCTGGTCTGGAGTCAGGCGCAGGCCCGAGCGGCCAGCGGCCTGCCCCGCCTGATCGGGAAGGCGCAGGCCTATCTGTTCTTCCCCTTGCTGGCCTTGGAGGGCTTCAACCTGCACGTCGCGGGGGTGCGTGCCCTGGCGGACCGGTCCCTGAAGCAGCGCAGGCTCGAGGGGACGCTGCTGGCCGCGCACTTCCTGCTGTACTTCGGAGCCCTGTTCGTCATGCTCTCCCCAGGCAAGGCAATGGTGTTCGTCGTTGTGCACCAGTGCCTGTTCGGGCTCTACTTGGGCGCCATCTTCGCCCCGAACCACAAGGGCATGCCCACGTTCACCGGCAACGACCGGCCCGACTTCCTGCGCCGCCAGGTCCTCACCTCCCGCAACGTGCGCGGAAGCTGGTTCACGGACGTGGTCCTCGGAGGACTGAACTACCAGATCGAGCATCACCTGTTTCCCAGCATGCCGTCGCCGAACCTGCGCAAGGCCCAACTCCTGGTCCACCGCTACTGTGACGAGTTGGGCGTGGCCTACCTCCAGACCTCGCTCATCGCCTCCTACGGCCAGGCGCTCAAGAGCCTGCACCAGGCGAGCCGCCCCCTGCGGCAGCCGATCCATCTGACGCGTTGA